The Chloroflexota bacterium DNA segment GAGCTGGCCTCCTTCAGGGGTCGGTTCGCCTGCCGGCCGGGCACGGTCTACCTGGACGGTAACTCGCTCGGGCTGATCTCGGCAGAGGCCGAGGCGGCGGTGCTGGCGGCCCTGGCGGACTGGAAGCAGTACGGCATCGACGGCTGGCTCGGCGGCGAGCGGCCATGGTTCACCCTCGGGGAGGAGCTTGGCGCACGGCAGGCCCGGCTCGTCGGGGCGCTGCCACACGAGGTCGTGGTGACCGGCTCCACCACCGTCAACCTGCACGCGCTGGTGGCGACCTTCTACGGCGCATCGCCGCAACGGACGCGGATCGTCGCCAACACGCTGGACTTCCCGTCAGACCTGTACACACTGGCCTCGCAGATCCGCCTGCGCGGCCTGGACCCGGCCGAGCACCTGACACTGGTTCCCTCGCCGGACGGCCGCACGATCCGCGAGGACGACCTGATCGCGGCCCTGGACGAGCGCACGGCGCTGTTGGTGATCCCCTCGGTGCTGTACCGGAGCGGTCAGCTGCTGGACATCGCCCGGCTGACGGCGGCGGCCCACGAGCGTGGGGTGCTCGTCGGCGTGGACTGCTCGCACTCGGCGGGGGCGGTCCCGCACACGCTCCATGACTGGGGCGTGGACTGGGCGGTCTGGTGCTCGTACAAGTACCTGAACGGCGGCCCGGGCGCGGTGGCCGCGCTCTACGTCCACGAGCGGCATCATGGGACAGCCCCCGGGTTGGTCGGCTGGTGGGGCTCGGACAAGGCTCGCCAGTTCGACATGGCCCAGGAGTTCACGCCAGCGTCGCACGCCGGCGCGTGGCAGATCGGGACGCCGCCGGTCCTGGGGGCGGCAGCGCTCTACGGGGCGCTCGGGGTCGTTGAGGAGGCCGGCCTGTCGCACATCCGGGCGAAGTCGCTGGCGCTGACAGGCTACCTGATGGAGTTGGCGCGCGAGCACCTGTCAGACCCGCCGTATGGCTTCACCATCGGCACCCCGAGCGAGTCCGAACGGCGGGGCGGGCACGTGGCACTGGAGCACCCGCGGGCGGTGCAGTTGTGCAAGGCGTTGAAGGTGCGCGGGTTCGTCCCCGACTTCCGCCCCCCGAACGTGATCCGGCTGGCGCCCATCGCCCTCTACACGAGCTTTGACGAGGTCTGGCAGGCGGTGGACGCGCTGCGGCAGATCGTGGAACGGGGCGAGCATCAGCAGCTCGCGGCGGCCCGCGAGCCCGTCGCCTGACCTACGACGCGGGACGAGACACCCGCTCGCCGCGAGCCAGGGCCAGCAACTCGACACCCTCCAGCACCGTTTCGGCCGAGAGGTCGGCGTCCTCCGGCCCTCGCTGAGGAGTGAACGCGAGGACCGCGAGCGGACGAACCGCTTCCTCACCCTGCTCGCTGAGAACGGCTTCCAGCAATGACCGCGCCTCAGCAAGGGTGTCGAACTCACCGAGGCGATTGCCCGTGCTGTCATCCCATACTTCGTAGAATTCGGGTTGGGCGGCCATACACGCTCCACGCTCACTGTAGCACGCGCTACCGATGTGGACGTTCGTCCTCCGCGCGCAGTCCTGGACCGTATCGGACTGACACGGTCCATTTGATGAATCGGGCGGCATCCCCACGATCGAGCATGTCGCCATCCTGACGATTCAGGAGCCAGTGTCCAGATCGCCCTGGCCCAACATATTGAAGTTGGGCATCGTCTGGGATGATGATCTCCGCAACGAATGCGCCGATTCGCCAGTCTCGCGCCTGGCCAACACGGACGGTGGCCCGAAGGCTGTCGAAAACGGACAAGCCGGCCCATTCACGTTCAAGATGTGGAGCGTGAAGCCGCACGGGTTTCCCCAGTGCCGCTTGCGAGAAGAAATCGTCTACGGACGGCGATCGTGCTACCACCAGCCGGAAGAAGTGACGTGGCAGGGTCTGACCCCCAACAGGCTGTCGTCTGAGCGCCATCGTCGCGCACGACCTGGGCTACCGGCCGACCGTGAACTTCGCGGCGTTGTCGTTCCAGTCGTGGACCTTGCCCCAGCCCGGGGTGAACACGCCCACCTTGACGGTGTACTCGCCTGGGGCGGCGCTCGGCGGCACGGCGAAGATCGTGGTGAACGCCTTGGTCTCGCCAGGGCCGAACGACTGGTTGTCGAACGCCTGCTGGTGCACCTTCTCGCCGGCCGGGCTGTAGATCTCGACGTCCACCAGCACGCGAATCCCCGCCGTGGACGTCACCTTCACGTCTACGGGGAGCCGGCCGCCCGGCGCGATCCGCGACTGCGCCGCGAACGCCGAGGAGTTGAAGCCGAGACGCTGGGTTGGCGGGGCTGGAGACGGCGGCAGCGCGGCCGTCACCCGGGGGCCGAGATCGTCGTGCTTGCCCGCGAAGATACGGACCGAGTTCCAGTCGATATCCAGCTTGTCGAAGGTGGACTCTGGGTAGAGCGACCACGCCCACGCGCCGGCGTACCCCTTGGAGTAGAAGTCTTCCAGGCGGATGTGCGGCGCTTCGACATCCGACCCGAGGTAGAACTCGCCGATCACCAGCGGCCCGTCAAGACCGTGCTTGCGGCGGACGTCCTCGTAGGTGGTGCAGAGGGCGCACCAGTCGCCGGGCTGCATGTAGTCGTACCAGTGGGCCTGGTAGTAGTCGAGGCCGAGGCCCTTGATCATCGGCAGGCCGTCGAGCATGGCCATCCCGACCGTCGCCAGGGCTTTCGAGTTGGCATGAATCGAGTTGACCACCTCGCGGACCGTCTCGCGCATCGACGACTCGGAGACCTTCTCCTTCCAGACGTCGAAGTCTGGCTCGTTGAAGACCTCCCAGGACATCACGCGGGGGTTGTCGGCGTAACGCGCGAAGAGCGGCCCGAGCACGTTCGCCAGCTGCCGCCGCTGGGCGGGATCGTTCAGCCAGGACTGGGGCAGGTGCGACGGCGCGGAGAACAGCACGAAGACGTAGGTGATGTCGTTGGCCTCGGCCAGCTCCAGGGCGGCGTCGAAATCCTGGTAGATGGCCGGGTTCAGCCCGGTCGGCATGCCGGAGCCGTCGCGCTCGATCTGCCAGGCGTCGCCCTCGAAGGTCCACCAGCGGACGACGTTGACGCCGTTAGCCTTGGCATTGGCAAGGCGGTCGTTGATGCTGGCGCGCGAGTCCGGCGAGCTGACGCCATCCCCACTGCCACCGCCGAAGTCGCGGCCCCACTTGGCCCAGGCCATGTTCGCCCCGAGCAGGTACCAGTCCTGGCCCTGCCAGGAGATGCGGCTGCCGGGCGGCAACGCGGCGGCAGAACGCGCGGCAGTCGGAGCACCTGGGGCGCTGGCCTGGAGCGCCGGCGCGGCCTGCGCGGCGCTGGCCCGGAGGGCCGGCACGACGTCTGGCGTGTTGGCGTGGGCGGCCGGCGCCAGCGGCGCAAGCCCGACGAGGAGCAGCAGAGCAACTATCGCACGACGCATGAGCAGTGCATCTCGACCTTCCCACCGAGCGGGTGACTGGCGCGAGCCTCGTAGCGCGGGGACGTGTCCCCCGCCCATTTCCATCGTCTCGGGCGCGGGATGTACCGCCGCACGATGGGGACGGACATCTTGCCGCCTTGTTAAACGCCAGAGAGCGGCAGACGGTCACACAATCTCGGGCCGGCCCCGGAAATCCGCACACACGGCGGCGCCGACGCTCGGTGTCGGGATGGGCGCCCAATTGACGGGCGCCCTCAGGAACGACAGAGGCCCGCTCCCAGGATCGGGAACGGGCCTCGGCGGGTCAGTTGACAGGCTGGAGGGTAGGCAGACTCAGGACTCCGGAACCCACGGCTCCCCGAGCGTCAGCATCAGCCGGTTCGCCCAGCTGAAGAACGACGCCGCCTGCGCGATGTCCAGGATCTCAAGCTCGGCCAGCCCCAGCGACCGCAGCTTCTCGACCTGGGCCGTCGTCGCGGCGGACGGCGTGCGCGCCAGCTCGACCGCGAAGTTCACCTCCGCCGTCCAGCGGTCGTCCAACCCGAGATCGATGCCCGGGCCAACGCCCTTGTCCAACAGCCGGTCCACATCCTCCTCGCGCTTGCTGAGCTGGGCCGAGAGCCGCGCATGGACCGACGCGCAGTAGATGCAGCCATTCAGCCGAGAGGTCGCCGCCGCCGCCAGCTCGCGCTCGGGGCGCGGCGCGCCGCCGTGGGTGTAGAAGATGCCGAGGTCGGTGGCCGTCCGCTCGGTCAGCACGTCGGCGTCGAGCGCCAGCAGCCGGAAGTACGGCGAGTTGCCGCGCCGCCCCTCCAACGCCGCCGCCTGCTTCGGCGAGGCGTCGGCCATGTCCAGCGGCTCCAGCCAGGGCGTCCACTCCAATTGCGCCCGCGTGAAGACTGGCGGGCTGTTCAGCTTGCCGGGCCGCACGATGGTCGCGGGGGGCAGCGTGCCGGGGGTCGCAGCGGCGGCCGGCGGGCCGGCCGGGATGTCGCTGAGCGGGCCGCTCGTGCCGCCGATCAGCTTGAGCGCCGTGATGACGCGGACCTGGAAGCTCACGAAGGCGATGATCTGCGAGAGCACCACGATCTCGACCGTCGCGAGGCCGGCATCGGCCAGCAGCTGGAGATGGTCGGAGGTCGCATCGACCGGGTGCCGCGAGAGCAGCTCGGCGTGGCGCAACGCCGCCCGCAGCCGCGCCGGCACCGACGCGCGCACCTGGCTGTACGAGCGGGCCGCCGTCACGATCTCCGGGCCGCCGCCGGACGCCACCAGCCGCGCCTCGTAGTGGGCGGCGGCCTCGGTGGCCGCGTGGATCGACGCCACGCGCAGGGCGATGGCGAACCGCTCGACCGGGCTCAGCCCGACCGGCTCCGCAGGATCGAAGAGGGCGGTGTAGCTGCCCTGGGCGTGCTCGGTGGCCTCCGGGCGCTGGGCGCGCAGCTCGGCGATGGCAGAGCCGGGCGCGACGCCGGCAAGGGCGCTGATGATGTCAGTGGCAACAGGGGCTGCGGTCATGGACCCTCCTCACTGGGCTCTCGGTTCAGGGTTGAGCGTGCTTCCCCAGGCTCAACGCCGCTGGGCACAGAATCATTCCCGAGTTTGCCGATTCGGTGGCACGGCATTGTACGTTACGCGGGCGCTCCGGCGGGCAGGCCGTCAGCTCACGCGGATGCCGCAGTAGCCGCAGTAACGCGCGTTTGCCGGCAATTGCCGGCCGCAGGTGCGGCAGACGATCGTGTCGGCGGCGGCGGAGGCCCGCGGCTCGAGATACGCCCGCGGCTCGGGATACGCCCGCGGCTGCGGCGGCCGGGCGCTCCGGGCTGCCCGGGCCTCGGCAACCACCCGCTCGACCATCGACCAGTCACCCGGCGGCTGGTCGACCGCCACGCACGCAGGCTCGTCCAGGTAGCCGGCTGAGGCCAGTGCGCCGCACTGCGCCATCGAGACGGTCGGGCCGCCGGCGATCGGATACCCGCGCTGGCGGCTCGCCTCCTCGTGCTCGCGCTCGACCTGCTGCAGCAGCGCCACGACGCCCGCCGCGTCGCTCAGCCCCTGCGCGGAGAGGCAGCGCGCCCAGCGCAGCAGCTCGTACTGCTCGGCGGAGGACTCGCCGCTGCCCACCAGCGACTCGACGTTCGTCGGCAAACGCACCATCAGCTCATCTCCGCCCTCGGCCGGTCACCACCGCGCGGGGCCAACCGCTACCGCCCGGCCCGGCCGGCTTGCGCCGCGCCGCGCGCCCGACGCGGTGTCCCCGACTGAGGTTTCGCCGGCTGCTGTTTCGCCGGCTGCAGCGCGTGCTGCAGCACGTCCTCGGCGGTGTCCACGAAGACCGTCTCCAGCTCGTCACGCAGCTCGGGCGGCACGTCCTCCAGGTAGTCGCGCTCGTTCTGGCGCGGCAGCAGCAGCGTCTTGATGCCGGCCCGGTGCGCGGCCAGCACCTTCTCCTTGACCCCGCCGATGGGCAACACCTTCCCGCGCAGGGTCAGCTCGCCGGTCATGGCCAGGTCCGAGCGAACCGGGCGGCCGGTCGCCAGCGAGGCCAGGGCCGTCAACATCGTCACTCCTGCTGACGGTCCATCCTTCGGGATCGCCCCGGCCGGCACGTGCAGGTGGATGGTGGCATCCTCGAAGACCCGGCCGTCCAGCCCGGCGCACGGCGGCGCGGCCTGCCCCGCCGGCTCCGACGCGCCGCCCCTACCAGTACGGGCCTTCCCGTTCTCGCCCTTGCCGTTTGCGGAGCTGACGGCCGGGCCGGCCAGCGCGCTGCCGTAGGCCCGCACGTAGGAGAGCGCCGCCTGGGCGCTCTCGCGCATCACGTCGCCCAGCATACCGGTCAGGATTAGCTGCTCGGACTTGCTGGGGATGCAGGTCGCCTCGACAAACAGCACGTCGCCGCCGACGGGCGTCCAGGCGAGGCCGGTCGCCACGCCGGGCCGCTGGGTCCGCTCGGCCACCTCATCCACGAAGCGGGGCCGGCCGAGGTACTTGACCACCTCGTCTGGCGTCAGGTTGACCGGCTCGGTGCGCCCCTCGGCGATCTCCCGCGCCACCTTGCGGCAAAGCGTGGCGATCTCCCGGTCGAGGTTCCGGACGCCGGCCTCGCGGGTGTAGCCTCGGATCACCGTCCGCAGGGCCTCGTCCTCGAACGACAGCTCCTCCGGGCGCAGACCGTGGGCGGCCAGCTGCTTCGGCACGAGGTACGTTCGCCCGATCTGCACCTTCTCAGCGTCGGTGTACCCCGACAGCTGGAGCACCTCCATCCGGTCACGCAGGGGAGCCGGAATCGTGTCGAGCGTGTTGGCCGTCGTCAGGAAGAGCACCTGCGAGAGGTCGAACCCGACATTCAGATAATTGTCAGTAAAGCTGTTATTCTGGGCCGGGTCCAGCACTTCCAGCAGCGCCGACGAGGGGTCGCCCCGCCAGTCCGCGCCGACCTTGTCGATCTCGTCCAGCATGAAGACGGGATCGCGGGCCTCGGCGCGGCGGATCGCCTGGATGATCCGCCCGGGCAGCGCGCCGATGTAGGTGCGACGGTGGCCCCGGATCTCAGCCTCGTCGTGGACGCCGCCGAGCGAGATCCGCACGAATTTCCGGCCCAGCGCCCGCGCAATCGACTGCCCGAGGCTGGTCTTCCCGACGCCCGGCGGCCCCACGAAGCAGAGGATCGGCTCGCGGGCCACGCGGTCCGTGGGCGTCTCGGACTGGGTGTTCGGCCCAGGAGTCTCGGCGCTGCCATCCGCGACCACCTCGGCGGCGCGGGCCAGACGGTCCTGGCGCAGCTTCTTGACCGCGAGGTACTCGAGGATGCGGTCCTTGATCTTCTCCAGGTCGTAGTGGTCCTCGTCGAGGATCGTACGGGCCTTCGGCACGTCGATCTCGCCGCCGGTCAGGCGGTTCCAGGGCAGGCTGGCCATCCAGTCCAGGTAGGTCCGGATGATGCCGTGCTCCGGCGAGGCTGGCGGGACGTTCTGGAGCCGGTTCAGCTCGCGCTCGGCCTCGCGGCGGGCCTCCTCGGGCAGGCCAGCCGCGTCGATGCGCTGGCGCAGCTCGGACGGGTCGCCGCTCTGATCCTCCTCGCCAAGCTCGCGGCGGATGGCCCGCAGCTGCTCGCGCAGGAAGTACTCCCGCTGAGCCTTCGTCATCCGCTCGCGGGTCTCGGTGGTGATCTTCTGGCCCAGCTCGCGGATCGCCAGCTCGTGCTGGAGCAGTTCGACCAGCCGCCGCAACTTGGCGTCGAGCACGTCCTGTTCGAGCAGCTCCTGGCGAACCGTCCCCGAGAGCGGCGCCGTCGAGGCGACGAGGTACACCAGTTGGCGGGGATCTTCGAGCGCCTCGGCGGCCGGCATGATCTCGCTCGGCAGCTCGTCCACCAGCGGGATCAGCCGGCGAAACAGGTCGAGCACGGCCCGGCGCAGCCCCTGCGTCTCGACGCCCGAAGACGGCGTCTCCTTCGAGACGGCGACCTCGGCCTTGAGGTACGGCTCGGTCTGCACGAACGTGCCGAGACGCACCCGCTCGACGCCCTGAATCATCAACCGGATTGTACCGTCAGGAGCACGGACCATTTGATGGATCACGCCGGCCGTGCCGATACTGTGAAGGTCGTCCGGCCCGGCGTTCTCGACGGCGTCCGAGGTCTGCGCCACCAGCGCGACAAGCCGGTCGCCGCGCATCACGTCGTCGATGAGCTTGATGGAGCGCTCCTGCCCGACGAACAGCGGCATGACGGCCAGCGGGAAGACGACCGTCCCGCCGCGCAACGGCAGGATCGGCAGGATGCCTGGGATGACCGGGCTGCTCGGCGAAGGGCCGTCGCCAGTGGCCACCTCCACGGCCGGCCCGGATTCGGCGGGCGCATCCTCATCGCCGGCGTAGGTGGCCTCACCGTCGCGGGCCTCGCCGTAGCGGGCGACAGGCCGCGCGTCGCCGGCCTGGGCGTTCGCCTGGGGAGCATCGGCGTCGGTCCGGGCCGCATCGGCGTCGGTCCGGGCCGCATCGGCGTCCATCTGGGACACATCGGCTCGCCGCCGGCTGCCGGCCGTCGCACGGCTGCCGTTCGTCGCACGGGTACCGGACGGCTTGCGCCTCCTGGGTGCGTCTGGCTGTGCGCCCTCGGCGGCTGGCTGTTGTTGCTGCTGCTCCGCGGGCTTCCGGGCCCGGCGCGCCCGGGCTGGCCGCGTCTGCTCCGACTCCGGTCGTTCAGGATCCATGCTTATCTCTCTCTGTTCGGCGGCTCGCCTCCTGGCTGGCTGAACGGGCAACGTTCGCGTCGAGAGGCCGGCTGACGGGGATGGTGGTGGGGCGACTGGGGCTGACACGCTTCGGCAGGCGCAGCTCGAGCAGTCCGCGCTCGTAGCGGGCCTCGACGCCGTCGGGGTCGATGGTGCTCGGCAGCGGCAGCTCCAGGCGGACCTGTCCCTGCCGGATCTCGGCGGCGTGGTAGACGCCAGCGGCGTGGACCGCTGGCAGCCGCCGCTCACCCTCGACGATGAGGGCATCCTCGAAGAGCAGCACGTCCAGTTGCTCGTGATCGACGCCGGCCAGCTCGGCCAGCACGATGACCTCTGAAGCCGTCTCGATGATGTCCGTGGGGGGCCGCCAGGCCGGCTGACCCATGCTGACGCTGGCAGTGTGCGGCTGCCAGACGTCGGCGAGCGGTCGCGGGCGGCTGGCTGCCATGACGACCGCATAGCGGTAGCCCAGCCGGCGGTAACGCATGGGGATCACTCCTGCGAGAAGGCAGATGGGCTGGCCAGTGGCATCCGGTGGCGTGTGATGCCAGGATATCGTGAGATGCTGGCACGAATGATACCGTCCGATGCCCCTGCTGCTGCTGCGCCTTTGCAGAGCAATGGCATGATGTCGACATTGTGCTGCCGCGTCGGGGCTTGAAAGCCCCGCCTACCATCGTGCTGTCGCTTCGCGACGCCCCTGGCGTATCAGTCCCTGGCGTTCCCGGCGTCCGTCGCGCAGCGACGACGTGACTGTAGGCGGGAACTCCAGGCCCCGACCGCTCGTTTGATGGCGTTACGGGAACGCAAGCGACCGTGCAATCGTCCTGCGAGCCTCCCACCGACCCACTGCGTCCCTGCTGGCTGACGAATATCTGCGAGATCCGGCTGGCCGGGGCGCATCGTCGCTACGACCGCACACCGTCTGACCAGGGAGCACCCCGATGCACGCCTCCGCGACGCGGCGCTGTCTGAGGTTCCGGCTGGGCCACCTGTCCCTGGTGGAATGGCTGCTGGTGGCGCTCGGGCTGGCGCTGATCGTGGCCGGGCTGCCGGCGTTCGCTCCGCTCGGCTGAGCGGGCCGTCGGGCCTGATTCGGGCTGCCGGACACGCCTCCGCGCTCCAACAGGATCGCCGCTCACCTCGGTCGCTGCGAGCGCGGGCTGAGGCGCGGGTCCAACGCGTCCCGCAGGGCGTCCCCCAGCAGGTAGAGGGCCAGGACCGTCAGGAAGATCAGTGCGCCCGGCCCCCAGACCAGCCAGGGCGCCCGTCCGAGCGCGCTGACGGCGTTCGTCAGCATGTTGCCCCACGAGGGGGTTGGCGGCATGATCCCCAGCCCCAGGAACGAGAGCGACGACTCGGCCAGGATCATCGAGCCGACGTCGATGGCCGCCAGCGTCACCACCAGCGGCAGCAGGTTCGGCAGCAGGTGCCGCCGCATCAGCCGCCAGTCCGAGGCCCCGAGCGTCCGCGCCGCGCCGACGTACTCGCGGGTCCGCAGCGAGAGGGTCTGGCCGCGCACGAAGAGGGCGGCACTCGGCCAGGAGATCAGCCCCAGCACGGCCACCAGCACCCACGGCCCCGGCTCGAACAGCACGGCGATCGTCAGCAACAGGAACAGCGACGGCGCCGACCGGATGGTGCTGGCGAGCCACTGGAGGGCGTCGTCCAGGCGGCCGCGGAAGTAGCCGGCCGCCAGCCCGACCAGCACGCCGAGGGTCAGATTGAGCGCCGCCGCCCCCAGCCCGACCGCCAGCGAGATCCGCGCAGCATAGAGCAATCGCACGACCTGGCTGCGGCCAAGCTCGTCCGCCCCGAGCCACAGCGACGGCTGCCAGAGGTCCGGGCGGGCGTAGGCAGCACGGAGGTTCTGGGTCGTCGGGCCGACGCCGAAGAGCCAGGCGGACAGCACGTCGGCGGCGAGGCCGCCGACGGCCAGGAACGCCAGCACGGCGATGGAGGCGACGGCCAGCGGACTGGCGCAGAGCTGCCGCCAGACGCCGGGTCGGGGGCGGGCGGCGGGGAGGATCGAATCGAGACGGTCCCACTCGGGCCGGCGCAGGATGCGGGCGGGACGATGGATTGGCTCGCGGGGGGCGGGGGAGGCAGCACGGTCGTCTGGGTCGCGGAGGGCCATCACTCGTGCCCGACGCGTGGATCGGCCACGCTGTAGAGGATGTCGCGCAGGAGGTAGCTCACCAGCAGCAGCGCACTGGTCAGCAGCACCACACCCATGATGACGGGGTAGTCCTTGCCGCGCGCCGCCTCGAACGCCAGCCGCCCCATGCCAGGCCAGGCGAAGACCTGCTCCACGACCAACGCGCCTGAGACCATCGCCGCCAGGACGCCGCCGAGCGCCGTGATGACGGGCGTCAGTGCGTTCCTGAGCACGTGCCGCCAGACCACGCCGCCGTCTGGAAGGCCCTTGCTGCGGGCGGTCCGGACGTGATCCTGGGCCAGCACGTCCAGCACCTCGGTGCGGAGGTAGCGAGTGTAGTTGGCGATGCCCGCCAGACTGAGCGTCAGGACCGGCCCGACAAGGTGCAAGAGTCGGTCCCCAACGTCCCACTCGCCGGCCCCGACGCTGAGCATGCCGCCGACGGGGAAGAGTCGAAGCTGGACGGAGAGCGTCAGGATGAACAAGAGTCCGAGCCAGAACGGCGGGACGGCGTGCCCGCCGACGCTCAACACCCGAATGACCTGATCGACCCAGGTGCCGCGTCGGAGCGCTGCCGTCACGCCGAGCGGCACGCCGACCAGCAGCGCCACCGCCAGCGCCGCCAGTGACAGTTGCAGGGTGTTCGGCAGGGCTGAGGCGATCATCTGGCCGACCGGCCGCTTCGAGAGCAGCGACGAGCCGAGGTCGCCCTGGGCCACGCGCCCCACCCAGCGGACGTACTGCTGGGGGATCGGCTCGTCCACGCCGTAGGCAGCGCGCAGGGCGGCGATGTCCTCGGCGGAGAGGTCGCCGGAGCCGGCCAGCATCAGGCTGACCGGGTCGCCGGGCGCAAGGCGCACCAGCGCAAAGGTCAGCATGGTGACGCCCACCAGGGTGAGCGCCGCCTGGATCAGCC contains these protein-coding regions:
- the kynU gene encoding kynureninase, which gives rise to MGRFDDARAAARAQDAADELASFRGRFACRPGTVYLDGNSLGLISAEAEAAVLAALADWKQYGIDGWLGGERPWFTLGEELGARQARLVGALPHEVVVTGSTTVNLHALVATFYGASPQRTRIVANTLDFPSDLYTLASQIRLRGLDPAEHLTLVPSPDGRTIREDDLIAALDERTALLVIPSVLYRSGQLLDIARLTAAAHERGVLVGVDCSHSAGAVPHTLHDWGVDWAVWCSYKYLNGGPGAVAALYVHERHHGTAPGLVGWWGSDKARQFDMAQEFTPASHAGAWQIGTPPVLGAAALYGALGVVEEAGLSHIRAKSLALTGYLMELAREHLSDPPYGFTIGTPSESERRGGHVALEHPRAVQLCKALKVRGFVPDFRPPNVIRLAPIALYTSFDEVWQAVDALRQIVERGEHQQLAAAREPVA
- a CDS encoding cellulase family glycosylhydrolase, coding for MRRAIVALLLLVGLAPLAPAAHANTPDVVPALRASAAQAAPALQASAPGAPTAARSAAALPPGSRISWQGQDWYLLGANMAWAKWGRDFGGGSGDGVSSPDSRASINDRLANAKANGVNVVRWWTFEGDAWQIERDGSGMPTGLNPAIYQDFDAALELAEANDITYVFVLFSAPSHLPQSWLNDPAQRRQLANVLGPLFARYADNPRVMSWEVFNEPDFDVWKEKVSESSMRETVREVVNSIHANSKALATVGMAMLDGLPMIKGLGLDYYQAHWYDYMQPGDWCALCTTYEDVRRKHGLDGPLVIGEFYLGSDVEAPHIRLEDFYSKGYAGAWAWSLYPESTFDKLDIDWNSVRIFAGKHDDLGPRVTAALPPSPAPPTQRLGFNSSAFAAQSRIAPGGRLPVDVKVTSTAGIRVLVDVEIYSPAGEKVHQQAFDNQSFGPGETKAFTTIFAVPPSAAPGEYTVKVGVFTPGWGKVHDWNDNAAKFTVGR
- a CDS encoding alkylhydroperoxidase domain protein — protein: MTAAPVATDIISALAGVAPGSAIAELRAQRPEATEHAQGSYTALFDPAEPVGLSPVERFAIALRVASIHAATEAAAHYEARLVASGGGPEIVTAARSYSQVRASVPARLRAALRHAELLSRHPVDATSDHLQLLADAGLATVEIVVLSQIIAFVSFQVRVITALKLIGGTSGPLSDIPAGPPAAAATPGTLPPATIVRPGKLNSPPVFTRAQLEWTPWLEPLDMADASPKQAAALEGRRGNSPYFRLLALDADVLTERTATDLGIFYTHGGAPRPERELAAAATSRLNGCIYCASVHARLSAQLSKREEDVDRLLDKGVGPGIDLGLDDRWTAEVNFAVELARTPSAATTAQVEKLRSLGLAELEILDIAQAASFFSWANRLMLTLGEPWVPES
- a CDS encoding zinc ribbon domain-containing protein, whose translation is MVRLPTNVESLVGSGESSAEQYELLRWARCLSAQGLSDAAGVVALLQQVEREHEEASRQRGYPIAGGPTVSMAQCGALASAGYLDEPACVAVDQPPGDWSMVERVVAEARAARSARPPQPRAYPEPRAYLEPRASAAADTIVCRTCGRQLPANARYCGYCGIRVS
- the lon gene encoding endopeptidase La, which gives rise to MRGGTVVFPLAVMPLFVGQERSIKLIDDVMRGDRLVALVAQTSDAVENAGPDDLHSIGTAGVIHQMVRAPDGTIRLMIQGVERVRLGTFVQTEPYLKAEVAVSKETPSSGVETQGLRRAVLDLFRRLIPLVDELPSEIMPAAEALEDPRQLVYLVASTAPLSGTVRQELLEQDVLDAKLRRLVELLQHELAIRELGQKITTETRERMTKAQREYFLREQLRAIRRELGEEDQSGDPSELRQRIDAAGLPEEARREAERELNRLQNVPPASPEHGIIRTYLDWMASLPWNRLTGGEIDVPKARTILDEDHYDLEKIKDRILEYLAVKKLRQDRLARAAEVVADGSAETPGPNTQSETPTDRVAREPILCFVGPPGVGKTSLGQSIARALGRKFVRISLGGVHDEAEIRGHRRTYIGALPGRIIQAIRRAEARDPVFMLDEIDKVGADWRGDPSSALLEVLDPAQNNSFTDNYLNVGFDLSQVLFLTTANTLDTIPAPLRDRMEVLQLSGYTDAEKVQIGRTYLVPKQLAAHGLRPEELSFEDEALRTVIRGYTREAGVRNLDREIATLCRKVAREIAEGRTEPVNLTPDEVVKYLGRPRFVDEVAERTQRPGVATGLAWTPVGGDVLFVEATCIPSKSEQLILTGMLGDVMRESAQAALSYVRAYGSALAGPAVSSANGKGENGKARTGRGGASEPAGQAAPPCAGLDGRVFEDATIHLHVPAGAIPKDGPSAGVTMLTALASLATGRPVRSDLAMTGELTLRGKVLPIGGVKEKVLAAHRAGIKTLLLPRQNERDYLEDVPPELRDELETVFVDTAEDVLQHALQPAKQQPAKPQSGTPRRARGAAQAGRAGR
- a CDS encoding Hsp20/alpha crystallin family protein, translated to MRYRRLGYRYAVVMAASRPRPLADVWQPHTASVSMGQPAWRPPTDIIETASEVIVLAELAGVDHEQLDVLLFEDALIVEGERRLPAVHAAGVYHAAEIRQGQVRLELPLPSTIDPDGVEARYERGLLELRLPKRVSPSRPTTIPVSRPLDANVARSASQEASRRTERDKHGS
- a CDS encoding ABC transporter permease; protein product: MALRDPDDRAASPAPREPIHRPARILRRPEWDRLDSILPAARPRPGVWRQLCASPLAVASIAVLAFLAVGGLAADVLSAWLFGVGPTTQNLRAAYARPDLWQPSLWLGADELGRSQVVRLLYAARISLAVGLGAAALNLTLGVLVGLAAGYFRGRLDDALQWLASTIRSAPSLFLLLTIAVLFEPGPWVLVAVLGLISWPSAALFVRGQTLSLRTREYVGAARTLGASDWRLMRRHLLPNLLPLVVTLAAIDVGSMILAESSLSFLGLGIMPPTPSWGNMLTNAVSALGRAPWLVWGPGALIFLTVLALYLLGDALRDALDPRLSPRSQRPR
- a CDS encoding ABC transporter permease, whose protein sequence is MTRFIVRRLIQAALTLVGVTMLTFALVRLAPGDPVSLMLAGSGDLSAEDIAALRAAYGVDEPIPQQYVRWVGRVAQGDLGSSLLSKRPVGQMIASALPNTLQLSLAALAVALLVGVPLGVTAALRRGTWVDQVIRVLSVGGHAVPPFWLGLLFILTLSVQLRLFPVGGMLSVGAGEWDVGDRLLHLVGPVLTLSLAGIANYTRYLRTEVLDVLAQDHVRTARSKGLPDGGVVWRHVLRNALTPVITALGGVLAAMVSGALVVEQVFAWPGMGRLAFEAARGKDYPVIMGVVLLTSALLLVSYLLRDILYSVADPRVGHE